Proteins from a single region of Geothrix sp. PMB-07:
- a CDS encoding class I SAM-dependent methyltransferase: MDTLGYSKGSDLAEWFEGWFDEDYAQLYAHRDAEEARVAVGRALRVAPELSEGPVLDLACGAGRHLEILRRANPLAFGMDLSRVLLGMAPSGLRPWLLRGDMRHLPVKPGSLRGICLWFTPFGYFSDEENRALMLNLGATLGAGGVLIMDYFNADLLTRTLIPENTIERGGIRAQSRRTLEGNRLVKRMVLTRLDTGEVRDVQESVRLYAPDELQEMAVRAGLRLRRVLGTYAGEAFTEDSPRWIGIFEKAW, encoded by the coding sequence TTGGATACCCTGGGGTATTCGAAGGGCAGTGACTTGGCCGAGTGGTTTGAAGGGTGGTTTGACGAGGACTATGCGCAGCTCTACGCCCACCGGGACGCTGAGGAGGCGCGGGTGGCCGTGGGCCGCGCGCTGCGGGTGGCCCCGGAGCTGAGCGAAGGCCCCGTGCTGGATCTCGCCTGCGGGGCGGGTCGCCACCTGGAGATCCTGCGCCGGGCCAACCCCCTGGCCTTCGGCATGGACCTGTCCCGGGTCCTGCTGGGCATGGCGCCCAGCGGCCTCCGGCCCTGGCTGCTGAGGGGCGACATGCGGCATCTGCCCGTGAAGCCCGGCTCCCTCCGCGGCATCTGCCTCTGGTTCACCCCCTTCGGCTATTTCTCAGATGAGGAAAACCGGGCCCTCATGTTGAACCTGGGCGCCACCTTGGGGGCTGGCGGGGTGCTGATCATGGATTATTTCAACGCCGACCTGCTGACGCGGACCCTGATTCCCGAAAACACGATTGAGCGCGGCGGCATCCGTGCCCAGAGTCGGCGCACGCTGGAAGGCAACCGTCTGGTGAAGCGCATGGTGCTCACCCGCCTGGACACGGGCGAAGTCCGCGATGTCCAGGAGAGCGTGCGTCTTTACGCTCCCGATGAGCTGCAGGAAATGGCTGTCCGCGCGGGCCTGCGCCTGCGCCGCGTCCTGGGCACCTATGCGGGCGAGGCGTTCACGGAAGACAGTCCACGCTGGATCGGCATTTTCGAAAAGGCCTGGTGA
- the pgk gene encoding phosphoglycerate kinase: MGFQSVRDLNVKGHRVFLRADLNVPLKEGKITDATRIKETLPTLKCLLDGGASVVMASHLGRPEGKGFEAAYSAAPVAAWLKEQGFDCTLAAYVNGPEVEAQAAALKPGQVLLLENLRFEKGETKNKEDFAADLAKLADTYVNDAFGSAHRAHASVSGMVSHFPKDRVAAGFLMEKELKALGKVTDNPDKPLVVIFGGAKVSDKIELIQNFLGKADAILIGGAMSYTFLKAQGFQIGKSLCEDDKLEMSLDLLKQAQAKGTRLLLPLDHVAASEFKEDADCAITTDQNIPADRMALDIGPETVAAYAAEIRAANTLLWNGPMGVFEMAPFASGTLTMAEELAEAAGRGAFVLVGGGDSVAAVNKAGVAARMSHVSTGGGASLEFLSGLELPGVAALQR, encoded by the coding sequence ATGGGCTTCCAATCGGTGCGTGATCTCAATGTGAAGGGCCACCGGGTCTTCCTTCGGGCGGATCTGAACGTGCCCTTGAAGGAAGGGAAGATCACCGATGCCACCCGCATCAAAGAGACCCTGCCCACCCTAAAGTGCCTGCTGGATGGCGGCGCCTCCGTGGTGATGGCCTCCCACCTGGGGCGCCCCGAGGGCAAGGGCTTCGAGGCTGCCTACAGCGCCGCCCCCGTGGCCGCCTGGTTGAAGGAGCAGGGCTTCGACTGCACCCTGGCCGCCTACGTGAACGGCCCCGAGGTGGAGGCCCAGGCCGCGGCTTTGAAGCCCGGCCAGGTGCTGCTGCTGGAAAACCTGCGCTTCGAGAAGGGCGAGACCAAGAACAAGGAGGACTTCGCGGCGGACCTGGCCAAGCTGGCCGACACCTACGTGAACGACGCCTTCGGTTCGGCCCACCGCGCCCACGCCTCCGTGAGCGGCATGGTGTCCCACTTCCCCAAGGACCGCGTGGCCGCGGGCTTCCTCATGGAGAAGGAACTGAAGGCTCTGGGCAAGGTCACCGACAACCCCGACAAGCCGTTGGTGGTGATCTTCGGCGGCGCCAAGGTGAGCGACAAGATCGAGCTCATCCAGAACTTCCTCGGCAAGGCCGACGCCATCCTCATCGGCGGGGCCATGAGCTACACCTTCCTCAAGGCCCAGGGCTTCCAGATCGGCAAGAGCCTCTGCGAGGACGACAAGCTGGAGATGTCCCTGGATCTGCTGAAGCAGGCCCAGGCCAAGGGCACCCGCCTGCTGCTGCCCCTCGATCACGTCGCCGCCAGCGAGTTCAAGGAGGATGCGGACTGCGCCATCACCACGGATCAGAACATCCCCGCGGATCGCATGGCCCTGGACATCGGCCCTGAAACCGTCGCCGCCTACGCCGCGGAGATCCGGGCCGCCAACACGCTGCTATGGAACGGCCCCATGGGCGTCTTCGAGATGGCGCCCTTCGCCAGCGGCACCCTCACCATGGCCGAGGAACTGGCCGAAGCCGCCGGACGCGGCGCCTTCGTGCTGGTGGGGGGCGGCGACAGCGTGGCCGCCGTGAACAAGGCCGGCGTGGCCGCCCGCATGAGCCATGTGTCCACCGGCGGTGGCGCCAGCCTGGAATTCCTCAGCGGCCTCGAGCTTCCGGGTGTGGCCGCGCTGCAGCGCTAA
- a CDS encoding DUF3224 domain-containing protein yields MNHLAKGTFDVKVVPLTEGVRSGVWSPQRMSIDKRFQGDLEGTSQGEMIAAMTEVKGSGGYTAIEQVRGTLQGRSGSFLLQHSAVMSKGVPGEWRVAVIPDSGTEGLKGLSGQLTITIKDGQHSYVLEYALPEAP; encoded by the coding sequence GTGAATCACCTGGCTAAAGGCACCTTTGACGTGAAAGTGGTTCCTCTCACAGAAGGCGTTCGCAGTGGGGTATGGAGCCCCCAGCGCATGTCCATCGACAAGCGGTTCCAGGGCGATCTCGAGGGCACGAGCCAGGGCGAAATGATCGCGGCCATGACCGAGGTGAAGGGTTCCGGCGGCTACACGGCCATCGAGCAGGTGCGCGGAACGTTGCAGGGTCGCAGCGGATCCTTCCTGCTTCAGCACAGCGCTGTGATGTCCAAGGGGGTGCCCGGAGAGTGGCGAGTCGCCGTGATCCCGGATTCCGGCACCGAGGGGCTGAAGGGCCTCAGCGGACAGCTGACCATCACCATCAAGGACGGACAGCACAGCTATGTGCTGGAATACGCACTGCCCGAGGCGCCTTGA
- a CDS encoding helix-turn-helix domain-containing protein: MRHQSPVERFLPEGPLAAVVERFWTISWDLRGKPTRTGETLPHPSVYLVVEAGRSGLAGVNTGRFQRLLEGKGRVYGVKFHPGCFRPFWPGPVRTITDRILPLESAFGPEGAELEGAVLRCGDDVGAAVALLEAFLLKRLPPPDPRAQLARQVVARILEDRNLIQAEAVAREVGMSLRSLQRLFLDYVGVNPKWVIERYRLHEAMERLEKDPSLDLPGLALALGYYDQAHFIRAFKRLLGRTPGGYAKASEG; this comes from the coding sequence GTGCGACACCAATCCCCCGTGGAGCGGTTCCTGCCCGAAGGCCCGCTTGCGGCCGTGGTGGAGCGGTTCTGGACCATCTCCTGGGATCTCCGAGGAAAGCCCACCCGAACCGGGGAGACCCTGCCCCACCCGTCGGTCTACCTGGTGGTCGAAGCTGGGCGATCCGGTCTCGCAGGCGTCAACACAGGCCGTTTCCAACGCCTGTTAGAAGGCAAAGGGCGCGTCTATGGCGTCAAGTTTCATCCCGGCTGCTTCCGCCCCTTCTGGCCCGGTCCCGTGCGAACCATCACAGACCGAATCCTCCCCCTGGAAAGCGCCTTCGGCCCAGAGGGCGCCGAACTCGAGGGGGCGGTCCTCCGCTGTGGGGATGATGTCGGCGCAGCGGTGGCACTTCTGGAGGCTTTCCTCCTGAAGCGCCTCCCCCCGCCCGATCCCAGGGCCCAACTGGCGCGGCAGGTGGTGGCCCGGATTCTCGAGGACCGGAACCTGATCCAGGCAGAAGCGGTGGCTCGGGAAGTTGGCATGAGCCTTCGCTCCCTGCAACGGCTCTTTCTGGATTATGTCGGCGTGAACCCCAAGTGGGTGATCGAGCGGTACCGGTTGCACGAGGCCATGGAGCGGCTGGAGAAGGATCCCTCGCTGGACCTGCCGGGATTGGCCCTCGCTTTGGGCTACTACGACCAGGCCCATTTCATCCGGGCCTTCAAGCGTCTCTTGGGGAGAACGCCCGGCGGGTATGCCAAGGCCTCCGAAGGCTGA